A genomic stretch from Taeniopygia guttata chromosome 9, bTaeGut7.mat, whole genome shotgun sequence includes:
- the SPHKAP gene encoding A-kinase anchor protein SPHKAP isoform X1, with amino-acid sequence MSRPSTGCRAAARSNFESPLMHEVPERQGSSTDSSASSFGSSVTACKKILCSNSLLESTDYWLQNQRTPCQIGFLEDKSESNCASVCFVNLDANRDDCSDEQVKQKLISVSPSLPKLISSMNVQPPKENEIVLLSGLTSGNLQAGYEVPQCPWLADVCLVQCARGDRRNSASCIIFEINKFLIGLELVQERQLQIETRVLKPEDDTNCSVSSIEEDFLTASEHLEDDNEADEYKAGHEKLNASEASSDVKKNKGKGFENIHYRKARLPSILEGSCINKDNAAAQVSETVNAGAENGISQPEDKSDQEILWQKELAEKGTSSFSTTNLTSGAENSALMLEDVSVTKMAKEELEPRGDPTTKHSSKTDGEDCGGVRKTDPPSQNEQATTGQYATNLAESVLQDAFIRLSQSRPSFSEEAAVSISAGSSCKSEDVSASRSWNELPKIVIVQSPDSSEHVPDWPGPAFPSPGHWPEAESSAEVSDYFEEEHSNGHDQSALEVALACAATVIGTISSPQAVEKFRWEQEVADSSGVVANEEVQAAPSQLLDDCAGTEYSFPSALCGMTQVASAVAICGLGETKEEKYPAASSGLLSAAQASAAITLHCSLAVGSSMEKLNESIAEALLKEASLILTKPNTYKNVGHFMESINGKIIETAARPHIPRADGVIRDELAQNLSNIILRHSIEEVRKKRQLQAHSEDGLSTQDFFTETANELLFNIIYFTCKKINDIRQLEECSPLFSESAKAEKVTRAEGWPTLATACETSHSPLDHSVAKPFGTSYSTSTSKDLEKVTSTCKSDIKDVNSNEGSTLNSEPSVDTGHNTLGAKTSPKKRYLKRAARDCYKSPNQSNNHHQKKDYRSFSDRENTFANSECRHGVQEQLSSSATINTENQAKIKCDSVLNNDVQLSLSLLGSHVLLPSQPVLQVKNSRDKYCITDFAEELAETVVSMATEIAAICLENSNGKQPWFCAWKRGSEYLVTQSLSCRTMKRKKETHTNGSVVRKHRAPRLSEIKRKTDEHPELKEKLMNRVVDESINLEDTPDSVNLFANEVAAKIMNLTELSMVDSIWQGPNHPRNRLHCERWSRAKASSCESIPEEDSDSKASFNTLGLMNSFGHSLSQTSSVSKQSSCESITDEFSRFMVNQMENEGRGFDLLLDYYAGKNANSILTSALQQVAKKNSHLNVRPSCPSKQSSTESITEEFYRYMLREIEKENKDNASSSGNSKDWCGSLLAPSLRSPFCFRQSSMPDSRSSGSRLTVNVPIKANSLDGFAHHRQDSLSIQPVSTMASAGLCKSDSCLYQRGKTDQITDMLIHETWASSIESLMRKNKIIADEAEATEADQFHSDSPPHVEQYAKRLAANIVESGKSLIVVQQDSFDYTSREHVLASKHPQSTTQVQPKPTMEEVNLDEKKEHMKSPGSLPAGQLREVPLIQIETDQRDEPDKDSESLTSCGPSGKGQQSKAKPPEALDGKHVVSSSPVSSTSPQSRSDAEIIGEAKTAEEFPAHLSSSEESTGSWSQLANDEDNPDDTSSYLQLSERSLSNGNSSTTSSLGIMDLEIYQENVPSSPMINELVEEKVFLKEQTENTEGKLNYINSNIQFEDNTSNCTVTSGIIFPESTSELSVGTANCQKDLLVINFDLEPECPDVELRATLQWIAASELGIPTIYFKKSQENRIEKFLDVVQLVQRKSWKVGDIFQAVVQYCKLSEEGREITPSLFDWLLELG; translated from the exons GTTTGTTTTGTGAATTTAGATGCCAACAGAGATGATTGCAGTGATGAGCAAGTGAAACAG AAATTGATCAGCGTCTCACCCAGTCTCCCCAAACTGATCAGTTCGATGAACGTACAGCCTCcgaaggaaaatgaaatagtACTGCTGAGTGGATTGACATCAGGAAACCTTCAGGCCGGTTATGAGGTTCCCCAG TGTCCTTGGCTGGCAGATGTCTGCTTGGTTCAGTGTGCGAGGGGGGACAGGAGGAACAGCGCAAGCTgcattatttttgaaataaacaaGTTTCTGATTGGACTTGAGCTCGTTCAGGAGAGGCAGCTGCAGATAGAAACTCGTGTCCTAAAGCCTGAGGATGACACAAACTGCTCCGTGTCCTCAATAGAAGAAGATTTCCTCACGGCCTCTGAGCACCTCGAGGATGACAACGAGGCTGATGAATATAAAGCTG gtcatgaaaaattaaatgcttcagAAGCGTCTTCAGATgtcaaaaaaaataaaggaaagggaTTTGAAAACATTCACTATAGAAAAGCCAGGTTGCCGTCCATTCTTGAAGGGAGCTGCATTAATAAAGATAATGCAGCTGCTCAGGTCTCTGAAACTGTGAATGCTGGGGCTGAAAATGGCATCTCACAGCCTGAAGATAAGTCAGACCAGGAAATACTGTGGCAGAAGGAATTAGCTGAAAAAGGTACTTCATCATTTAGTACTACTAATTTGACTAGTGGAGCTGAAAACTCGGCACTCATGTTAGAAGATGTATCTGTAACCAAAATGGCTAAAGAGGAGCTGGAGCCTCGGGGTGACCCCACAACGAAACACAGCAGCAAGACAGATGGGGAAGATTGTGGAGGTGTCAGGAAAACTGATCCCCCCTCCCAGAATGAGCAGGCGACCACAGGTCAGTACGCCACAAATTTAGCAGAATCTGTTCTGCAGGATGCATTCATTAGACTGTCACAGTCTCGACCCAGTTTCAGTGAGGAGGCTGCAGTCAGCATCTCTGCAGGAAGCTCCTGTAAGTCAGAAGATGTATCTGCTTCCCGATCATGGAACGAACTCCCAAAGATCGTCATAGTGCAGAGTCCGGACAGTTCTGAGCACGTACCGGACTGGCCAGgccctgccttccccagccccggccactggcctgaggcagaaagcTCTGCTGAAGTCTCAGATTACTTTGAGGAAGAACACTCAAATGGACATGACCAAAGTGCACTGGAAGTGGCTCTGGCTTGTGCAGCCACAGTCATTGGAACCATTTCCAGTCCCCAGGCTGTGGAAAAATTCCGCTGGGAGCAGGAAGTGGCAGACTCGAGTGGAGTGGTTGCTAATGAAGAGGTGCAAGCAGCACCCTCACAGCTCCTTGACGACTGTGCTGGCACGGAATACTCATTCCCATCTGCACTCTGTGGCATGACTCAAGTGGCAAGTGCTGTAGCCATCTGTGGCCTGGGGGAAACAAAGGAGGAGAAATACCCTGCAGCTTCCAGTGGACTTCTGTCTGCTGCTCAGGCCTCTGCAGCCATTACTCTGCATTGCAGCTTAGCTGTAGGAAGCAGCATGGAGAAGCTGAATGAGAGCATTGCAGAGGCACTTCTGAAAGAGGCATCCCTAATTCTGACAAAACCTAACACATACAAAAATGTAGGGCATTTTATGGAATCCATAAATGGGAAAATTATTGAAACAGCAGCAAGACCACATATTCCACGTGCTGATGGAGTAATCAGGGATGAACTTGCACAAAACTTATCCAATATTATTCTACGACATTCTATAGAAGAAGTTAGGAAGAAGAGACAGCTACAAGCCCATTCGGAGGATGGCTTAAGTACACAAGACTTTTTCACAGAGACTGCAAACGAGTTgctttttaatataatatatttcaCTTGCAAGAAGATTAACGACATAAGGCAACTTGAAGAGTGTTCTCCTCTCTTTTCTGAAAGCGCAAAAGCAGAGAAAGTAACAAGAGCAGAAGGATGGCCAACCCTGGCAACAGCATGTGAAACTTCACACAGCCCCCTTGATCACTCTGTTGCTAAGCCATTTGGTACATCCTACAGCACCAGTACTAGTAAAGATCTTGAAAAGGTCACAAGCACTTGCAAGAGTGATATCAAAGATGTAAATAGCAATGAAGGTTCCACACTGAATTCAGAACCAAGTGTAGATACAGGGCATAACACACTTGGTGCAAAAACATCACCCAAGAAGAGATACCTGAAAAGAGCTGCACGAGATTGTTACAAATCCCCAAATCAGAGTAACAATCATCATCAGAAGAAAGACTACAGATCATTTTCAGACAGAGAAAATACTTTTGCAAACAGTGAATGCAGGCACGGTGTTCAAGAACAGCTGTCTTCCAGTGCCACCATAAATACAGAAAACCAAGCCAAGATTAAGTGTGATTCTGTGCTAAATAATGATGTCCAACTTAGCTTGTCTTTGTTAGGAAGCCATGTGTTGCTTCCTTCTCAGCCTGTGCTACAGGTGAAAAATTCAAGGGACAAATATTGTATAACAGACTTTGCGGAAGAATTGGCAGAAACAGTTGTCTCTATGGCAACAGAAATAGCTGCCATTTGTCTAGAAAATTCAAATGGCAAGCAACCCTGGTTCTGTGCATGGAAGAGAGGCAGTGAATATCTGGTGACCCAGAGTTTATCATGCAGAACcatgaaaaggaagaaggaaaccCATACCAATGGTTCTGTGGTTCGGAAGCACAGGGCACCTCGGCTTAGtgagatcaaaagaaaaacagatgagCATCCTGagttaaaggaaaaattgaTGAATCGAGTAGTAGATGAATCTATAAACCTTGAGGACACACCAGATTCAGTCAATCTCTTTGCGAATGAAGTGGCTGCCAAGATCATGAACCTCACTGAACTCTCCATGGTTGATAGCATCTGGCAAGGTCCAAACCACCCCAGGAACAGACTGCACTGTGAAAGGTGGAGCCGAGCCAAGGCCTCAAGCTGTGAGAGCATACCAGAGGAGGACTCAGATTCCAAAGCCTCTTTCAATACCCTAGGCCTCATGAACAGCTTTGGTCACTCTCTCAGCCAGACAAGTTCTGTCTCAAAGCAGTCTAGTTGTGAGAGCATTACAGATGAATTTTCAAGATTTATGGTGAACCAGATGGAAAATGAAGGAAGAGGATTTGATTTATTACTGGATTATTAtgcaggaaaaaatgcaaacagtaTCTTAACTTCTGCCTTGCAACAGGTAGCCAAGAAAAATAGCCATCTTAATGTAAGACCAAGTTGCCCATCCAAACAGTCCAGCACAGAAAGTATAACAGAAGAGTTTTATAGGTATATGCTAAGAGAAATcgaaaaggaaaataaagataatgCATCATCCTCTGGGAATTCAAAGGACTGGTGTGGCAGTTTGCTGGCACCCTCTCTACGGTCACCTTTCTGCTTTAGGCAGTCGTCGATGCCTGACAGTAGATCCTCAGGCTCCAGGCTTACAGTGAACGTCCCAATTAAAGCAAATTCCTTAGATGGGTTTGCCCACCATCGCCAAGATTCATTGAGCATACAGCCCGTCAGTACCATGGCTTCTGCAGGGCTCTGCAAGTCTGACTCCTGCCTGTACCAGAGAGGCAAGACTGACCAGATCACAGACATGCTGATCCACGAGACCTGGGCCAGTTCCATTGAGTCTCTGATGCGCAAGAACAAAATCATAGCAGATGAGGCAGAGGCTACAGAGGCAGACCAGTTTCACAGTGATTCTCCACCACATGTGGAACAATATGCAAAAAGACTGGCTGCAAATATTGTTGAAAGTGGTAAAAGTTTAATTGTTGTCCAGCAGGATTCCTTTGATTATACAAGCCGAGAGCACGTGCTGGCAAGCAAACATCCCCAAAGCACAACCCAGGTACAGCCCAAACCCACAATGGAGGAAGTGAATTTGGATGAGAAAAAAGAGCACATGAAGAGCCCTGGAAGCCTCCCTGCAGGACAGCTTAGGGAAGTGCCTTTAATTCAGATAGAAACTGATCAGCGAGATGAGCCAGATAAAGACTCAGAGTCCTTGACTTCATGTGGCCCATCTGGAAAGGggcagcaaagcaaagcaaagcctcCAGAAGCTTTGGATGGGAAACACGTGGTTTCCAGTTCCCCAGTAAGTAG CACCAGTCCTCAGAGCAGATCGGATGCTGAAATCATAGGAGAGGCAAAAACAGCTGAAGAATTTCCAGCCCATCTCAGCAGCAGTGAAGAAAGCACTGGCAGCTGGTCCCAGCTGGCCAACGATGAGGACAATCCTGATGACACCAGCAGCTACCTGCAGCTCAGCGAGCGCTCCCTGAG CAATGGCAACAGCAGTACAACTAGCAGTCTTGGCATTATGGACCTGGAAATTTATCAGGAGAACGTGCCATCTTCTCCTATGATTAA TGAATTAGTAGAAGAAAAGGTTTTCCTTAAAGAACAGACAGAAAACACTGAGGGTAAGTTGAACTATATCAATTCAAACATACAGTTTGAAGATAATACAAGCAATTGCACAGTAACTAGCGGGATTATTTTTCCAGAAAGTACTTCTGAGCTTTCAGTGGGAACAGCCAACTGTCAAAAGGACCTCCTGGTGATAAACTTTGATCTGGAACCAGAGTGCCCTGATGTGGAGCTGCGAGCCACCCTGCAGTGGATTGCTGCTTCTGAACTTGGAATTCCAACTATCTATTTTAAGAAATCTCAGGAAAACCGAATTGAAAAG tttctAGATGTGGTGCAGTTAGTTCAGCGGAAGTCCTGGAAAGTGGGGGACATCTTCCAAGCCGTGGTGCAGTACTGCAAGCTCAGCGAGGAGGGCAGAGAGATCACACCCAGCCTGTTTGACTGGCTGCTTGAACTGGGTTAA
- the SPHKAP gene encoding A-kinase anchor protein SPHKAP isoform X11 — protein sequence MSRPSTGCRAAARSNFESPLMHEVPERQGSSTDSSASSFGSSVTACKKILCSNSLLESTDYWLQNQRTPCQIGFLEDKSESNCASVCFVNLDANRDDCSDEQVKQKLISVSPSLPKLISSMNVQPPKENEIVLLSGLTSGNLQAGYEVPQCPWLADVCLVQCARGDRRNSASCIIFEINKFLIGLELVQERQLQIETRVLKPEDDTNCSVSSIEEDFLTASEHLEDDNEADEYKAGHEKLNASEASSDVKKNKGKGFENIHYRKARLPSILEGSCINKDNAAAQVSETVNAGAENGISQPEDKSDQEILWQKELAEKGTSSFSTTNLTSGAENSALMLEDVSVTKMAKEELEPRGDPTTKHSSKTDGEDCGGVRKTDPPSQNEQATTGQYATNLAESVLQDAFIRLSQSRPSFSEEAAVSISAGSSCKSEDVSASRSWNELPKIVIVQSPDSSEHVPDWPGPAFPSPGHWPEAESSAEVSDYFEEEHSNGHDQSALEVALACAATVIGTISSPQAVEKFRWEQEVADSSGVVANEEVQAAPSQLLDDCAGTEYSFPSALCGMTQVASAVAICGLGETKEEKYPAASSGLLSAAQASAAITLHCSLAVGSSMEKLNESIAEALLKEASLILTKPNTYKNVGHFMESINGKIIETAARPHIPRADGVIRDELAQNLSNIILRHSIEEVRKKRQLQAHSEDGLSTQDFFTETANELLFNIIYFTCKKINDIRQLEECSPLFSESAKAEKVTRAEGWPTLATACETSHSPLDHSVAKPFGTSYSTSTSKDLEKVTSTCKSDIKDVNSNEGSTLNSEPSVDTGHNTLGAKTSPKKRYLKRAARDCYKSPNQSNNHHQKKDYRSFSDRENTFANSECRHGVQEQLSSSATINTENQAKIKCDSVLNNDVQLSLSLLGSHVLLPSQPVLQVKNSRDKYCITDFAEELAETVVSMATEIAAICLENSNGKQPWFCAWKRGSEYLVTQSLSCRTMKRKKETHTNGSVVRKHRAPRLSEIKRKTDEHPELKEKLMNRVVDESINLEDTPDSVNLFANEVAAKIMNLTELSMVDSIWQGPNHPRNRLHCERWSRAKASSCESIPEEDSDSKASFNTLGLMNSFGHSLSQTSSVSKQSSCESITDEFSRFMVNQMENEGRGFDLLLDYYAGKNANSILTSALQQVAKKNSHLNVRPSCPSKQSSTESITEEFYRYMLREIEKENKDNASSSGNSKDWCGSLLAPSLRSPFCFRQSSMPDSRSSGSRLTVNVPIKANSLDGFAHHRQDSLSIQPVSTMASAGLCKSDSCLYQRGKTDQITDMLIHETWASSIESLMRKNKIIADEAEATEADQFHSDSPPHVEQYAKRLAANIVESGKSLIVVQQDSFDYTSREHVLASKHPQSTTQVQPKPTMEEVNLDEKKEHMKSPGSLPAGQLREVPLIQIETDQRDEPDKDSESLTSCGPSGKGQQSKAKPPEALDGKHVVSSSPVSSTSPQSRSDAEIIGEAKTAEEFPAHLSSSEESTGSWSQLANDEDNPDDTSSYLQLSERSLSELVEEKVFLKEQTENTEESTSELSVGTANCQKDLLVINFDLEPECPDVELRATLQWIAASELGIPTIYFKKSQENRIEKFLDVVQLVQRKSWKVGDIFQAVVQYCKLSEEGREITPSLFDWLLELG from the exons GTTTGTTTTGTGAATTTAGATGCCAACAGAGATGATTGCAGTGATGAGCAAGTGAAACAG AAATTGATCAGCGTCTCACCCAGTCTCCCCAAACTGATCAGTTCGATGAACGTACAGCCTCcgaaggaaaatgaaatagtACTGCTGAGTGGATTGACATCAGGAAACCTTCAGGCCGGTTATGAGGTTCCCCAG TGTCCTTGGCTGGCAGATGTCTGCTTGGTTCAGTGTGCGAGGGGGGACAGGAGGAACAGCGCAAGCTgcattatttttgaaataaacaaGTTTCTGATTGGACTTGAGCTCGTTCAGGAGAGGCAGCTGCAGATAGAAACTCGTGTCCTAAAGCCTGAGGATGACACAAACTGCTCCGTGTCCTCAATAGAAGAAGATTTCCTCACGGCCTCTGAGCACCTCGAGGATGACAACGAGGCTGATGAATATAAAGCTG gtcatgaaaaattaaatgcttcagAAGCGTCTTCAGATgtcaaaaaaaataaaggaaagggaTTTGAAAACATTCACTATAGAAAAGCCAGGTTGCCGTCCATTCTTGAAGGGAGCTGCATTAATAAAGATAATGCAGCTGCTCAGGTCTCTGAAACTGTGAATGCTGGGGCTGAAAATGGCATCTCACAGCCTGAAGATAAGTCAGACCAGGAAATACTGTGGCAGAAGGAATTAGCTGAAAAAGGTACTTCATCATTTAGTACTACTAATTTGACTAGTGGAGCTGAAAACTCGGCACTCATGTTAGAAGATGTATCTGTAACCAAAATGGCTAAAGAGGAGCTGGAGCCTCGGGGTGACCCCACAACGAAACACAGCAGCAAGACAGATGGGGAAGATTGTGGAGGTGTCAGGAAAACTGATCCCCCCTCCCAGAATGAGCAGGCGACCACAGGTCAGTACGCCACAAATTTAGCAGAATCTGTTCTGCAGGATGCATTCATTAGACTGTCACAGTCTCGACCCAGTTTCAGTGAGGAGGCTGCAGTCAGCATCTCTGCAGGAAGCTCCTGTAAGTCAGAAGATGTATCTGCTTCCCGATCATGGAACGAACTCCCAAAGATCGTCATAGTGCAGAGTCCGGACAGTTCTGAGCACGTACCGGACTGGCCAGgccctgccttccccagccccggccactggcctgaggcagaaagcTCTGCTGAAGTCTCAGATTACTTTGAGGAAGAACACTCAAATGGACATGACCAAAGTGCACTGGAAGTGGCTCTGGCTTGTGCAGCCACAGTCATTGGAACCATTTCCAGTCCCCAGGCTGTGGAAAAATTCCGCTGGGAGCAGGAAGTGGCAGACTCGAGTGGAGTGGTTGCTAATGAAGAGGTGCAAGCAGCACCCTCACAGCTCCTTGACGACTGTGCTGGCACGGAATACTCATTCCCATCTGCACTCTGTGGCATGACTCAAGTGGCAAGTGCTGTAGCCATCTGTGGCCTGGGGGAAACAAAGGAGGAGAAATACCCTGCAGCTTCCAGTGGACTTCTGTCTGCTGCTCAGGCCTCTGCAGCCATTACTCTGCATTGCAGCTTAGCTGTAGGAAGCAGCATGGAGAAGCTGAATGAGAGCATTGCAGAGGCACTTCTGAAAGAGGCATCCCTAATTCTGACAAAACCTAACACATACAAAAATGTAGGGCATTTTATGGAATCCATAAATGGGAAAATTATTGAAACAGCAGCAAGACCACATATTCCACGTGCTGATGGAGTAATCAGGGATGAACTTGCACAAAACTTATCCAATATTATTCTACGACATTCTATAGAAGAAGTTAGGAAGAAGAGACAGCTACAAGCCCATTCGGAGGATGGCTTAAGTACACAAGACTTTTTCACAGAGACTGCAAACGAGTTgctttttaatataatatatttcaCTTGCAAGAAGATTAACGACATAAGGCAACTTGAAGAGTGTTCTCCTCTCTTTTCTGAAAGCGCAAAAGCAGAGAAAGTAACAAGAGCAGAAGGATGGCCAACCCTGGCAACAGCATGTGAAACTTCACACAGCCCCCTTGATCACTCTGTTGCTAAGCCATTTGGTACATCCTACAGCACCAGTACTAGTAAAGATCTTGAAAAGGTCACAAGCACTTGCAAGAGTGATATCAAAGATGTAAATAGCAATGAAGGTTCCACACTGAATTCAGAACCAAGTGTAGATACAGGGCATAACACACTTGGTGCAAAAACATCACCCAAGAAGAGATACCTGAAAAGAGCTGCACGAGATTGTTACAAATCCCCAAATCAGAGTAACAATCATCATCAGAAGAAAGACTACAGATCATTTTCAGACAGAGAAAATACTTTTGCAAACAGTGAATGCAGGCACGGTGTTCAAGAACAGCTGTCTTCCAGTGCCACCATAAATACAGAAAACCAAGCCAAGATTAAGTGTGATTCTGTGCTAAATAATGATGTCCAACTTAGCTTGTCTTTGTTAGGAAGCCATGTGTTGCTTCCTTCTCAGCCTGTGCTACAGGTGAAAAATTCAAGGGACAAATATTGTATAACAGACTTTGCGGAAGAATTGGCAGAAACAGTTGTCTCTATGGCAACAGAAATAGCTGCCATTTGTCTAGAAAATTCAAATGGCAAGCAACCCTGGTTCTGTGCATGGAAGAGAGGCAGTGAATATCTGGTGACCCAGAGTTTATCATGCAGAACcatgaaaaggaagaaggaaaccCATACCAATGGTTCTGTGGTTCGGAAGCACAGGGCACCTCGGCTTAGtgagatcaaaagaaaaacagatgagCATCCTGagttaaaggaaaaattgaTGAATCGAGTAGTAGATGAATCTATAAACCTTGAGGACACACCAGATTCAGTCAATCTCTTTGCGAATGAAGTGGCTGCCAAGATCATGAACCTCACTGAACTCTCCATGGTTGATAGCATCTGGCAAGGTCCAAACCACCCCAGGAACAGACTGCACTGTGAAAGGTGGAGCCGAGCCAAGGCCTCAAGCTGTGAGAGCATACCAGAGGAGGACTCAGATTCCAAAGCCTCTTTCAATACCCTAGGCCTCATGAACAGCTTTGGTCACTCTCTCAGCCAGACAAGTTCTGTCTCAAAGCAGTCTAGTTGTGAGAGCATTACAGATGAATTTTCAAGATTTATGGTGAACCAGATGGAAAATGAAGGAAGAGGATTTGATTTATTACTGGATTATTAtgcaggaaaaaatgcaaacagtaTCTTAACTTCTGCCTTGCAACAGGTAGCCAAGAAAAATAGCCATCTTAATGTAAGACCAAGTTGCCCATCCAAACAGTCCAGCACAGAAAGTATAACAGAAGAGTTTTATAGGTATATGCTAAGAGAAATcgaaaaggaaaataaagataatgCATCATCCTCTGGGAATTCAAAGGACTGGTGTGGCAGTTTGCTGGCACCCTCTCTACGGTCACCTTTCTGCTTTAGGCAGTCGTCGATGCCTGACAGTAGATCCTCAGGCTCCAGGCTTACAGTGAACGTCCCAATTAAAGCAAATTCCTTAGATGGGTTTGCCCACCATCGCCAAGATTCATTGAGCATACAGCCCGTCAGTACCATGGCTTCTGCAGGGCTCTGCAAGTCTGACTCCTGCCTGTACCAGAGAGGCAAGACTGACCAGATCACAGACATGCTGATCCACGAGACCTGGGCCAGTTCCATTGAGTCTCTGATGCGCAAGAACAAAATCATAGCAGATGAGGCAGAGGCTACAGAGGCAGACCAGTTTCACAGTGATTCTCCACCACATGTGGAACAATATGCAAAAAGACTGGCTGCAAATATTGTTGAAAGTGGTAAAAGTTTAATTGTTGTCCAGCAGGATTCCTTTGATTATACAAGCCGAGAGCACGTGCTGGCAAGCAAACATCCCCAAAGCACAACCCAGGTACAGCCCAAACCCACAATGGAGGAAGTGAATTTGGATGAGAAAAAAGAGCACATGAAGAGCCCTGGAAGCCTCCCTGCAGGACAGCTTAGGGAAGTGCCTTTAATTCAGATAGAAACTGATCAGCGAGATGAGCCAGATAAAGACTCAGAGTCCTTGACTTCATGTGGCCCATCTGGAAAGGggcagcaaagcaaagcaaagcctcCAGAAGCTTTGGATGGGAAACACGTGGTTTCCAGTTCCCCAGTAAGTAG CACCAGTCCTCAGAGCAGATCGGATGCTGAAATCATAGGAGAGGCAAAAACAGCTGAAGAATTTCCAGCCCATCTCAGCAGCAGTGAAGAAAGCACTGGCAGCTGGTCCCAGCTGGCCAACGATGAGGACAATCCTGATGACACCAGCAGCTACCTGCAGCTCAGCGAGCGCTCCCTGAG TGAATTAGTAGAAGAAAAGGTTTTCCTTAAAGAACAGACAGAAAACACTGAGG AAAGTACTTCTGAGCTTTCAGTGGGAACAGCCAACTGTCAAAAGGACCTCCTGGTGATAAACTTTGATCTGGAACCAGAGTGCCCTGATGTGGAGCTGCGAGCCACCCTGCAGTGGATTGCTGCTTCTGAACTTGGAATTCCAACTATCTATTTTAAGAAATCTCAGGAAAACCGAATTGAAAAG tttctAGATGTGGTGCAGTTAGTTCAGCGGAAGTCCTGGAAAGTGGGGGACATCTTCCAAGCCGTGGTGCAGTACTGCAAGCTCAGCGAGGAGGGCAGAGAGATCACACCCAGCCTGTTTGACTGGCTGCTTGAACTGGGTTAA